One Azoarcus sp. DN11 DNA segment encodes these proteins:
- the coaD gene encoding pantetheine-phosphate adenylyltransferase has protein sequence MKEEVAIYPGTFDPFTRGHEDLVRRASLLFNRVVVAVAESRGKGPIFTLAERVEIARDIVAPFGNVTVIGFDGLLMDFLRAQNARLILRGLRAVSDFEYEFQMAGMNRKLFPDVETVFLTPAEEYMFISATMVREIARFGGDVSKFVQPAVYQRLLQKVSVK, from the coding sequence ATGAAGGAAGAGGTGGCGATCTATCCGGGGACCTTCGACCCGTTCACACGCGGGCACGAGGACCTCGTGCGGCGCGCGTCGCTGCTGTTCAACAGGGTGGTCGTCGCCGTCGCCGAGAGCCGCGGCAAGGGTCCGATCTTCACGCTGGCCGAGCGCGTGGAAATCGCCCGCGACATCGTGGCACCGTTCGGCAACGTGACCGTCATCGGCTTCGACGGCCTGCTGATGGATTTCCTGCGCGCCCAGAATGCGCGCCTGATCCTGCGCGGCCTGCGGGCCGTGTCGGACTTCGAGTACGAATTCCAGATGGCCGGAATGAACCGCAAGCTCTTTCCCGACGTCGAAACAGTGTTCCTGACGCCGGCGGAGGAGTACATGTTCATCTCGGCCACGATGGTGCGCGAAATCGCCCGTTTCGGCGGCGATGTGAGCAAGTTTGTGCAGCCCGCGGTCTACCAGCGGTTGCTGCAGAAAGTTTCTGTGAAGTGA
- the rsmD gene encoding 16S rRNA (guanine(966)-N(2))-methyltransferase RsmD produces MSRVRIVGGEWRSRLIDVASVPGLRPTPDRVRETLFNWLGQDLDGLSCLDLFGGSGIIGFEAASRGAERVVIVESDPRAFAALRRAAESLQASRVELVRGDALEFARTTSDRFDVVFLDPPYNKGWIERLEPWLGRVLKPDGWIYAESETAVAELAGLSTVKAGRAGQVHFHLLHGRQE; encoded by the coding sequence TTGAGCCGGGTCCGCATCGTCGGCGGCGAGTGGCGCTCGCGCCTGATCGACGTGGCGAGCGTCCCCGGCCTGCGCCCGACGCCCGACCGCGTGCGCGAGACGCTCTTCAACTGGCTCGGGCAGGATCTCGACGGCCTGAGCTGCCTCGACCTCTTCGGCGGCTCCGGCATCATCGGCTTCGAAGCCGCCTCGCGCGGCGCGGAGCGCGTCGTGATCGTCGAGTCGGACCCCCGTGCCTTCGCGGCGCTGCGCCGGGCCGCGGAGAGCCTGCAAGCATCGCGGGTGGAGCTCGTGCGCGGCGATGCGCTAGAATTCGCGCGAACCACCTCCGACAGGTTCGACGTGGTGTTCCTCGACCCGCCCTACAACAAGGGCTGGATCGAGCGGCTGGAGCCCTGGCTCGGCCGGGTACTGAAGCCGGACGGCTGGATTTACGCCGAATCTGAAACAGCAGTGGCAGAACTGGCAGGATTGAGCACGGTCAAGGCCGGCCGCGCCGGCCAGGTGCATTTTCATCTTCTGCATGGGAGGCAGGAATGA
- the ftsX gene encoding permease-like cell division protein FtsX → MMNWFYLHGRAFMQALRRLASQPLGTLLSALVVGIALSLPAAGYLLIDNVASLARGVSGTPEISVFMTQDASAEDIAAAERRLRGDVQLAGYRHVTKDEALHQLEKSGLGDVLGGLAANPLPDAFIVTPRGEDPALYDNLHARFAAWPGVAHVQLDSAWVKRLHALLGLGRSAVLLLAGLLGFALVIVTFNTIRLQILTQRHEIDVSRLLGATDPFIRRPFYWFGSLQGLLGGCVALATVWATVQALGRPVASLAETYGAVFALSGPGLPESAAILGFAAFLGWLGSAISVRRHLAERLR, encoded by the coding sequence ATGATGAACTGGTTCTACCTGCATGGCCGCGCGTTCATGCAGGCGCTGCGGCGCCTCGCCTCGCAGCCGCTCGGCACGCTGCTGTCGGCGCTGGTCGTGGGTATCGCGCTGTCGCTGCCGGCCGCGGGCTACCTGCTCATCGACAATGTCGCCTCGCTCGCGCGCGGCGTGTCGGGGACGCCGGAGATCAGCGTGTTCATGACGCAGGATGCGTCCGCGGAGGACATCGCCGCGGCCGAAAGGCGCTTGCGGGGGGATGTGCAGCTCGCGGGCTACCGCCACGTCACCAAGGACGAGGCCTTGCACCAGCTCGAAAAGAGCGGGCTGGGCGATGTGCTCGGCGGCCTCGCGGCCAATCCGCTGCCGGATGCCTTCATCGTCACGCCGCGCGGCGAGGATCCCGCGCTGTACGACAACCTGCACGCGCGTTTCGCCGCCTGGCCGGGCGTCGCGCACGTACAGCTCGACTCCGCGTGGGTGAAGCGCCTGCATGCGCTGCTGGGGCTGGGCCGTTCGGCGGTGCTGCTGCTCGCGGGCCTGCTGGGCTTCGCACTCGTGATCGTCACCTTCAACACGATCCGCCTGCAGATCCTCACGCAGCGCCACGAGATCGACGTGAGCCGGCTGCTGGGCGCGACCGATCCCTTCATCCGCCGTCCGTTCTACTGGTTCGGCAGCCTGCAGGGGCTGCTCGGCGGTTGCGTGGCGCTCGCGACCGTGTGGGCGACCGTGCAGGCGCTGGGCCGTCCGGTCGCGAGCCTTGCGGAAACCTACGGCGCGGTGTTCGCGCTGAGCGGCCCGGGCTTGCCCGAGAGCGCGGCGATCCTCGGCTTCGCGGCTTTCCTCGGCTGGCTCGGCAGCGCGATCTCGGTGCGCCGGCACCTGGCTGAACGTTTGCGCTGA
- the mutM gene encoding bifunctional DNA-formamidopyrimidine glycosylase/DNA-(apurinic or apyrimidinic site) lyase translates to MPELPEVETTCRGIRPAIDGRIMTGVRVRNGRLRVPVPADLGERVTGAPLQAVRRRAKYLLLDFPAGSVIVHLGMSGSLRVVAADQPPGAHDHVDLLFGDCALRLRDPRRFGLIVWQPGDALAHPLLARLGIEPLGDEFTGPWLHRAFQGVRAPIKQALMDGHRLVGVGNIYASESLFRARIHPLAPAGSVGPRRLARLVAAVRETLLAAIAAGGSTLRDFVGGDGRKGYFQQDYYVYGREGLPCRVCASPVQRVVCGQRSTFFCPRCQRM, encoded by the coding sequence ATGCCTGAATTGCCTGAAGTGGAAACGACCTGCCGCGGCATCCGCCCGGCGATCGATGGCCGGATCATGACCGGCGTGCGCGTGCGTAACGGGCGCTTGCGCGTGCCGGTGCCCGCCGACCTTGGCGAGCGCGTGACGGGGGCCCCGCTGCAGGCCGTGAGGCGGCGGGCGAAATACCTGCTGCTCGATTTTCCCGCCGGCAGCGTGATCGTGCATCTGGGCATGTCGGGGAGCCTGCGCGTGGTCGCGGCCGACCAGCCGCCGGGGGCGCATGACCACGTCGACCTGCTGTTCGGCGACTGCGCGCTGCGCCTGCGCGATCCGCGGCGCTTCGGGCTGATCGTGTGGCAGCCGGGGGATGCGCTCGCCCACCCCCTGCTCGCGCGCCTCGGCATCGAGCCGCTCGGTGACGAATTCACCGGCCCGTGGCTGCATCGCGCGTTCCAGGGCGTGCGGGCGCCGATCAAGCAGGCGCTGATGGACGGGCATCGCCTCGTCGGCGTCGGCAACATCTATGCGTCCGAGAGCCTGTTCCGCGCGCGTATCCACCCGCTCGCGCCGGCCGGCAGCGTCGGCCCGCGGCGCCTCGCGCGCCTGGTCGCGGCCGTGCGCGAAACGCTGCTGGCGGCGATCGCCGCGGGCGGCAGCACGCTGCGCGACTTCGTCGGCGGCGACGGCAGGAAGGGCTACTTCCAGCAGGACTACTACGTCTACGGCCGCGAAGGGTTGCCGTGCCGCGTGTGCGCAAGCCCGGTGCAGCGCGTGGTGTGCGGCCAGCGGTCCACCTTCTTCTGCCCGCGCTGCCAGCGCATGTAA
- a CDS encoding pitrilysin family protein: MQTKPMTALRILRPDFRPFRALLALAAAMIPLASLPAAAVGPDIKHWDAATGARVYFVESHALPLVDIQVSFPAGSAYEPEGGSGIAGLTRGLLDAGTEGLDEQQIAERIADTGARIGGGADTDMATLSVRTLSSATERDAAIALAARLLAKPTFPADVLERERARAIAGLKESLTQPDTLASRRFMAMIYGNHPYGRSTTVESLQSITREQLQAFHRTHYTAGSAAVTIVGDVSRDEADAIARQLTEGLPTGAAPAPIAAPQLPARGTEHIAHPSAQAHILMGMPGMSRDDPDYFPLLVGNYVLGGGGFVSRLMKEVREKRGFAYSVSSYFMPLRVAGPFEIGLQTRGNQADDALKVATDVLEDFIAKGPTPAELKAARDNLVNGFGLRLDSNRKILDYVGMIAFYQLPLDWLETYPKKVAAVTVESVRDAFARRVKPANLVTVVAGGDGDTAANGGGAKKAGRGN; this comes from the coding sequence ATGCAGACGAAGCCCATGACCGCATTGCGCATCCTCCGCCCCGACTTCCGCCCCTTCCGGGCCCTGCTCGCCCTCGCCGCCGCGATGATTCCGCTCGCGAGCCTTCCGGCCGCGGCGGTCGGCCCCGACATCAAGCACTGGGATGCCGCGACCGGCGCGCGCGTGTATTTCGTCGAGAGCCACGCCCTGCCGCTCGTCGACATCCAGGTCTCCTTCCCCGCCGGCAGCGCCTATGAGCCGGAAGGCGGCAGCGGCATCGCGGGCCTCACGCGCGGCCTGCTCGACGCCGGCACCGAGGGCCTCGACGAACAGCAGATCGCCGAGCGCATCGCCGACACCGGCGCTCGCATCGGCGGCGGTGCAGATACCGACATGGCGACGCTGTCGGTGCGCACCCTGTCGAGCGCGACCGAGCGCGACGCCGCGATCGCGCTGGCAGCCCGCCTGCTCGCGAAGCCGACCTTCCCCGCCGACGTCCTCGAACGCGAGCGCGCCCGCGCCATCGCCGGCCTGAAGGAATCGCTCACCCAGCCCGACACCCTCGCGTCGCGCCGCTTCATGGCGATGATCTACGGCAACCACCCCTACGGCCGCTCCACGACCGTCGAGTCGCTGCAGTCGATCACGCGCGAACAGCTGCAGGCCTTCCACCGCACGCACTACACGGCCGGCAGCGCGGCCGTGACCATCGTCGGCGACGTGAGCCGCGACGAGGCCGACGCGATCGCGCGCCAGCTCACCGAGGGCCTCCCCACGGGCGCGGCACCGGCCCCGATCGCCGCGCCGCAACTACCCGCGCGCGGCACCGAGCACATCGCCCACCCGTCGGCGCAGGCCCACATCCTGATGGGCATGCCCGGCATGAGCCGCGACGACCCCGACTACTTCCCGCTGCTCGTCGGCAACTACGTGCTCGGCGGCGGCGGCTTCGTGTCGCGCCTGATGAAGGAAGTGCGCGAGAAGCGCGGCTTCGCCTACAGCGTGTCGAGCTACTTCATGCCGCTGCGCGTCGCCGGCCCGTTCGAGATCGGCCTGCAGACGCGCGGCAACCAGGCCGACGACGCGCTGAAGGTGGCCACCGACGTGCTGGAGGACTTCATCGCCAAAGGGCCGACCCCGGCCGAACTGAAGGCCGCGCGCGACAACCTCGTCAACGGATTCGGCCTGCGCCTCGACTCCAACCGCAAGATCCTCGACTACGTCGGCATGATCGCGTTCTACCAGCTGCCGCTCGACTGGCTCGAGACCTACCCGAAGAAGGTCGCCGCGGTCACGGTCGAATCCGTGCGTGACGCCTTCGCGCGCCGCGTGAAGCCCGCCAACCTCGTCACCGTGGTCGCCGGCGGCGACGGCGACACGGCGGCTAACGGCGGCGGCGCGAAGAAGGCGGGCCGCGGGAATTGA
- a CDS encoding dynamin family protein, producing the protein MTLVDQFSAYSRWRADAATAVGRLRQWLSRNELGDVQGDLRLQYVLDRLRDDKLTVAFVAEFSRGKSELINAIFFSGHGDRVLPSSAGRTTMCPTELQWTPGARAEIRMLPIRTRATHASVSELKQFPDEWMVLRLDAESLTDLQQAFARVGETERVTAEMASRLGFDIDESGEKGLKPGADGTVEIPSWRHAVIQFPHPLLEQGLVVLDTPGLNAIGAEPELTLSLLPNAHAVLFVLAADTGVTQSDMAVWREYVQGGQRRRGRLVVLNKIDGLWDGLRDGAQIDAEIARQVRSVAETLEVPEAAVFPVSAQKGLVGRISGDAELVARSRLDELERALAEDLLPTKQEIVRDSTLTEVDDLARQTGTLLAARLSGLREQLQELTDLRGKNQSVIEYMMRKIRSEKTEFEQGLQKYYAVRSVFSTLTNNLLAHLGMDALRDETRRTREAMMESTFTKGLRQAMERFFLSLRGNLARSSDEISEITRMLDSMYKRFSVEHGLKLATPESFSTLRYERELDRLESAFNRQINSALTLVTTEKHTLTQKFFETVAVEARRTFEGANRDVEQWLRAVMSPLETQVREYQLQLKRRLESVKRIHQATDTLEERVAELEQAEAAMLRQLGELKDITEGIRSALGGAAEAAGAPAAVPEGCAA; encoded by the coding sequence ATGACCCTCGTGGATCAATTCTCCGCCTACAGCCGGTGGCGCGCCGACGCCGCCACCGCCGTGGGGCGCCTGCGCCAGTGGCTGTCGCGCAACGAACTCGGCGATGTGCAGGGCGACCTGCGGCTGCAGTACGTGCTGGACCGCCTGCGCGACGACAAGCTCACGGTCGCTTTCGTGGCGGAATTTTCGCGCGGCAAGTCGGAGCTGATCAACGCGATCTTCTTCTCGGGGCACGGCGACCGCGTGCTGCCGTCGAGCGCGGGGCGCACGACGATGTGCCCGACCGAACTGCAATGGACGCCCGGTGCGCGCGCCGAGATCCGCATGCTGCCGATCCGCACGCGCGCGACGCACGCGAGCGTGAGCGAACTCAAGCAGTTCCCGGATGAGTGGATGGTGCTGCGGCTCGACGCGGAGTCGCTCACGGACCTGCAGCAGGCCTTCGCGCGCGTCGGCGAAACCGAGCGGGTCACGGCCGAGATGGCGTCGCGCCTCGGGTTCGACATCGACGAGAGCGGCGAGAAGGGGCTGAAGCCGGGCGCCGACGGCACGGTCGAGATCCCGAGCTGGCGTCACGCGGTGATCCAGTTTCCGCATCCGCTGCTCGAGCAGGGGTTGGTCGTGCTCGACACGCCGGGCCTCAACGCGATCGGCGCCGAGCCGGAGCTGACGTTGTCGCTGCTGCCCAATGCCCACGCGGTGCTCTTCGTGCTGGCGGCCGACACCGGCGTCACGCAGAGCGACATGGCGGTGTGGCGCGAGTACGTGCAGGGCGGGCAGCGGCGCAGGGGCCGTCTCGTCGTGCTCAACAAGATCGACGGGTTGTGGGACGGACTGCGCGATGGGGCGCAGATCGATGCCGAGATCGCGCGCCAGGTGCGTTCGGTCGCGGAAACGCTGGAGGTTCCCGAGGCGGCGGTGTTCCCGGTGTCGGCGCAGAAGGGGCTGGTGGGGCGGATTTCGGGGGACGCGGAGCTCGTCGCGCGCAGCCGCCTCGACGAGCTGGAGCGGGCGCTGGCCGAGGATCTGCTGCCGACCAAGCAGGAGATCGTGCGCGACAGCACGCTCACCGAGGTCGACGATCTGGCCCGGCAGACCGGCACGCTGCTGGCGGCGCGGCTGTCGGGGCTGCGCGAGCAGCTGCAGGAGCTGACGGACCTGCGCGGCAAGAACCAGAGCGTCATCGAGTACATGATGCGCAAGATCCGCAGCGAGAAGACCGAATTCGAGCAGGGGCTGCAGAAGTATTATGCGGTGCGCAGCGTGTTCTCGACGCTGACGAACAACCTGCTCGCGCATCTGGGCATGGACGCGCTGCGTGACGAGACGCGGCGCACGCGCGAGGCGATGATGGAGTCGACCTTCACGAAGGGCTTGCGCCAGGCGATGGAGCGCTTCTTCCTTTCGCTGCGCGGCAACCTGGCGCGCTCGTCGGACGAGATCTCGGAGATCACGCGCATGCTCGACAGCATGTACAAGCGCTTCAGCGTCGAGCACGGGCTCAAGCTCGCCACCCCCGAGTCGTTTTCGACGCTGCGCTACGAGCGCGAGCTCGACCGCCTGGAGTCGGCCTTCAACCGCCAGATCAATTCCGCGCTGACGCTGGTGACGACCGAGAAGCACACGCTGACGCAGAAGTTCTTCGAGACCGTGGCGGTCGAGGCGCGGCGGACCTTCGAGGGTGCCAACCGCGACGTCGAGCAGTGGCTGCGTGCGGTGATGTCGCCGCTGGAGACGCAGGTGCGCGAATATCAGCTGCAGCTGAAGCGCCGCCTGGAAAGCGTCAAGCGCATCCACCAGGCGACCGACACGCTGGAGGAGCGCGTCGCGGAGCTGGAGCAGGCCGAGGCGGCGATGCTGCGGCAGCTGGGGGAGCTGAAGGACATCACCGAAGGCATCCGTTCGGCGCTGGGGGGGGCGGCCGAAGCGGCAGGCGCACCCGCTGCCGTGCCCGAGGGGTGCGCGGCCTGA
- a CDS encoding ATP-binding cassette domain-containing protein, translated as MIAFNEVVKRYPGGYTALAGVSFEIRHGELAVLSGHSGAGKSTLLKLIAAIERPTSGSVSINGQDVSALRPRAIPYLRRNLGLVLQEHRLLYDRSVYDNVMLPLVITGHPARDAVKRVAAALERVGLAGREREMPAGLSGGEQQRVAIARAIVNRPTILIADEPTAHLDTAYANEIANLFKSFNAAGVTVLVSTHDERLFAQHNPRRLVLSKGLLQGAGA; from the coding sequence ATGATCGCCTTCAACGAAGTCGTCAAGCGTTACCCCGGCGGCTACACCGCGCTGGCGGGCGTCAGTTTCGAGATCCGCCACGGCGAGCTGGCGGTGCTGTCGGGCCACTCGGGGGCGGGCAAGAGCACGCTGCTGAAGCTGATCGCCGCGATCGAGCGGCCGACCTCGGGCAGCGTGAGCATCAACGGGCAGGACGTCTCGGCGCTGCGCCCGCGTGCGATTCCCTACCTGCGGCGCAACCTCGGCCTCGTGCTGCAGGAGCACCGGCTGCTGTACGACCGCAGCGTGTACGACAACGTGATGCTGCCGCTGGTGATCACCGGACATCCGGCGCGCGACGCGGTGAAGCGCGTCGCGGCGGCGCTCGAGCGCGTCGGGCTGGCGGGGCGCGAGCGCGAGATGCCGGCGGGCCTGTCGGGCGGCGAGCAGCAGCGCGTCGCGATCGCACGCGCGATCGTGAATCGCCCGACCATCCTGATCGCCGACGAGCCGACCGCGCACCTCGACACCGCCTACGCGAACGAGATCGCGAACCTCTTCAAGTCATTCAACGCCGCGGGAGTCACCGTGCTGGTGTCGACGCACGACGAGCGCCTGTTCGCGCAGCACAACCCGCGCCGCCTGGTGCTCAGCAAGGGGCTGCTGCAGGGGGCGGGCGCATGA
- a CDS encoding YfhL family 4Fe-4S dicluster ferredoxin, producing MALMITDECINCDVCEPECPNGAISQGDEIYQIDPNKCTECVGHFDEPQCQQVCPVDCIPMNPDVVETKEQLMQKFVRLTAAKA from the coding sequence ATGGCACTGATGATTACGGACGAATGCATCAATTGCGATGTGTGCGAGCCGGAATGTCCCAATGGCGCGATCTCCCAGGGTGACGAGATCTATCAGATCGACCCGAACAAGTGCACCGAGTGCGTCGGCCATTTCGACGAACCGCAGTGCCAGCAGGTGTGCCCGGTCGACTGTATCCCGATGAACCCGGATGTCGTCGAAACCAAGGAACAGCTGATGCAGAAGTTCGTTCGCCTGACCGCCGCGAAGGCCTGA
- a CDS encoding pitrilysin family protein, which yields MFRQTFPRAALLAAALTVAAGPLYANPFETTLANGMKIIVKEDRRAPSVVHMVWYGVGSMDEPAGVSGIAHMLEHMMFKGTDKVGPGEFNKRVAAIGGRDNAFTSQDYTAYFQQIPSARLADVMQLEADRMSNLKITDANFKPELAVVKEERRLRTDDQPRSLVSEQLMATAFQASPYGRPVIGWMTDLDTMTSEDARKWHRTWYTPSNARLVVVGDVDHKAVFEMARKYYGPIKSHALPVRRITPEPEQLGPRETVVKAPAELPYIALAWRAPTLHDPNDDRDVHALKVLAAILDGYEGARLPRRLVRESKVAVSASAGYDGTGRGPQLFILDGSPAAGKTVADVEAALRAEIERIQKEGVAEDELRRVKTQTVAGQVYKRDSLMGQAMEIGFLESSGLSWRDEDKLLEGIRKVTAEDVQAVARKYFTDNNLTRARLDPLPLPADAKPRAATHGAKH from the coding sequence ATGTTTCGCCAGACCTTTCCACGCGCCGCACTGCTGGCCGCCGCACTCACCGTCGCGGCCGGCCCGCTGTATGCCAATCCGTTCGAGACCACGCTTGCGAACGGCATGAAGATCATCGTCAAGGAAGACCGCCGCGCCCCGTCCGTCGTCCACATGGTGTGGTACGGCGTCGGCTCGATGGACGAGCCCGCGGGCGTGTCCGGCATCGCCCACATGCTCGAGCACATGATGTTCAAGGGCACCGACAAGGTCGGCCCGGGCGAATTCAACAAGCGCGTCGCCGCGATCGGCGGCCGCGACAACGCCTTCACGTCGCAGGATTACACGGCCTACTTCCAGCAGATCCCGTCGGCGCGCCTCGCCGACGTGATGCAGCTCGAAGCCGACCGCATGAGCAACCTCAAGATCACCGACGCCAACTTCAAGCCGGAACTCGCGGTCGTGAAGGAAGAGCGCCGCCTGCGCACCGACGACCAGCCGCGCTCGCTGGTCAGCGAGCAGCTCATGGCCACCGCCTTCCAGGCCAGCCCCTACGGCCGCCCGGTCATCGGCTGGATGACCGATCTCGACACGATGACCTCGGAAGACGCGCGCAAGTGGCACCGGACCTGGTACACGCCGAGCAACGCGCGCCTGGTCGTCGTCGGCGACGTCGATCACAAGGCCGTGTTCGAGATGGCGCGCAAGTACTACGGCCCGATCAAATCGCACGCGTTGCCCGTGCGGCGCATCACCCCGGAACCCGAACAGCTCGGGCCGCGCGAAACCGTCGTCAAGGCGCCGGCAGAGCTGCCCTACATCGCGCTCGCCTGGCGCGCGCCGACGCTGCACGACCCCAACGACGACCGCGACGTGCACGCGCTGAAGGTGCTCGCGGCGATCCTCGACGGCTACGAAGGCGCCCGCCTGCCGCGCCGTCTGGTGCGCGAGAGCAAGGTCGCCGTGTCGGCCAGCGCCGGCTACGACGGCACCGGCCGCGGTCCGCAGCTCTTCATCCTCGACGGCTCGCCTGCCGCCGGCAAGACCGTCGCCGACGTCGAGGCCGCGCTGCGCGCCGAGATCGAACGCATCCAGAAGGAAGGCGTCGCCGAGGACGAACTGCGCCGGGTCAAGACGCAGACCGTCGCCGGCCAGGTGTACAAGCGCGACTCGCTGATGGGGCAGGCGATGGAGATCGGCTTCCTCGAATCCAGCGGCCTGTCCTGGCGCGACGAGGACAAGCTCCTCGAAGGCATCCGCAAGGTCACTGCCGAGGACGTGCAGGCCGTCGCCCGCAAGTACTTCACCGACAACAACCTCACCCGCGCCCGCCTCGATCCGCTGCCGCTGCCCGCCGACGCGAAGCCGCGCGCAGCCACCCACGGAGCGAAGCACTGA
- a CDS encoding radical SAM protein, with the protein MNAPELRSPIVGNRVELNIFTTLTCNLKCSYCSIAVGDVVGSQGKAEYSLDTLDAFVATHLADKEIYVTFYGGEPTLNIPFIVGLMERHPTWRFQLQTNGTLLHRLPDAVLAKLSNVLVSVDGAEHTTDHYRGRGVYRKVTSNIEKIRPKLGGKLTARVTWGHEDISFEELDSLLPTFDYVYWQFAQAHGFYRPEHMRRKKDALVQLIDKFFAVDGLYPFIPLMGTVRNKVLPSRAREACSGHTQCRSSTHILNILPDGRIFPCPDLTHLPELQSGDLNANWLKPSLLQPAPEMPCEGCEALSFCRRNCMKNLYVGYVLDDAPYRERVVEPICELVKFMGAEIDRRDPHAWYAKASLPVRREISDCEIYEYVEVMP; encoded by the coding sequence ATGAATGCGCCGGAACTGCGTTCGCCCATCGTCGGCAATCGCGTCGAACTGAACATCTTCACGACGCTGACCTGCAACCTGAAGTGCTCGTACTGCTCGATCGCGGTCGGCGACGTCGTCGGTTCGCAGGGCAAGGCCGAGTATTCGCTCGATACGCTGGATGCCTTCGTCGCGACGCATCTCGCCGACAAGGAGATCTATGTCACCTTCTACGGCGGCGAGCCGACGTTGAACATCCCCTTCATCGTCGGGCTGATGGAGCGCCACCCGACCTGGCGCTTCCAGTTGCAGACCAACGGCACGCTGCTGCACCGCCTGCCCGACGCGGTGCTGGCGAAGCTGTCGAACGTGCTGGTGTCGGTGGATGGCGCGGAGCATACGACCGATCACTACCGCGGCCGCGGGGTGTATCGCAAGGTCACGTCGAACATCGAAAAGATCCGCCCGAAGCTCGGCGGCAAGCTCACCGCGCGCGTGACCTGGGGGCACGAGGACATCAGCTTCGAGGAACTCGACAGCCTGCTGCCGACCTTCGACTACGTGTATTGGCAGTTCGCGCAGGCGCACGGTTTCTATCGCCCCGAGCACATGCGCCGCAAGAAGGACGCGCTGGTGCAGCTGATCGACAAGTTCTTCGCCGTCGACGGCCTGTATCCGTTCATCCCGCTGATGGGCACGGTGCGCAACAAGGTGCTGCCCTCGCGTGCCCGCGAGGCGTGCAGCGGACACACGCAGTGCCGCTCGTCCACGCACATCCTCAACATCCTGCCCGACGGGCGCATCTTCCCGTGCCCGGATCTCACCCATCTGCCCGAACTGCAGAGCGGCGATCTGAACGCCAACTGGCTCAAGCCCAGCCTGCTGCAGCCCGCGCCGGAAATGCCCTGCGAGGGCTGTGAGGCCTTGTCCTTCTGTCGCCGCAACTGCATGAAGAACCTCTACGTCGGTTACGTGCTGGACGATGCGCCCTACCGCGAGCGGGTGGTCGAGCCGATCTGCGAGCTGGTGAAGTTCATGGGCGCGGAGATCGACCGGCGCGACCCGCATGCGTGGTATGCGAAGGCGTCGCTGCCGGTGCGGCGCGAGATTTCGGACTGTGAGATCTACGAGTACGTCGAGGTGATGCCCTGA
- the ftsY gene encoding signal recognition particle-docking protein FtsY: protein MFGFLKKSPKPEPAVQPQAEVVPSATPDVPVATPAPTPAPAAEPVVKRSWTERLKAGLSRTRQQIGGGLASLFGRRKIDEDLLEELEATLLMADCGVEATQHLLDALRKRWKRDKLETADQLQSALAEELLAVLQPLEQPLDVSGHSPYIIMIAGVNGSGKTTSIGKLAKYFQSQGRSVLLAAGDTFRAAAREQLMTWGERNNVTVIAQDGGDSAAVIFDAINAAKARRIDVVLADTAGRLPTQLHLMEEIAKVRRVIAKAEPSGPHEVLLVLDANIGQNALAQVKAFDASIGVTGLVVTKLDGTAKGGVVAAIARQYPRPLRFIGVGEGIDDLQPFNAREFVEALFEPVAGAGGAA, encoded by the coding sequence ATGTTTGGTTTCCTGAAGAAATCCCCCAAGCCCGAGCCGGCGGTGCAGCCGCAGGCCGAGGTCGTGCCGTCCGCGACGCCGGACGTGCCCGTAGCAACCCCCGCGCCGACCCCTGCACCGGCCGCCGAGCCGGTGGTGAAGCGGTCCTGGACCGAGCGCCTGAAGGCGGGCCTGTCGCGCACGCGACAGCAGATCGGCGGCGGGCTGGCGAGCCTGTTCGGTCGGCGCAAGATCGACGAGGACCTGCTCGAGGAGCTGGAGGCGACGCTGCTGATGGCCGATTGCGGCGTGGAAGCGACGCAGCACCTGCTGGACGCGCTGCGCAAGCGCTGGAAGCGCGACAAGCTCGAGACCGCCGACCAGCTGCAGAGCGCACTCGCGGAAGAGCTGCTGGCGGTGCTGCAGCCGCTCGAGCAGCCGCTCGACGTGTCCGGGCATTCGCCCTACATCATCATGATCGCGGGCGTGAACGGCTCCGGCAAGACGACCTCGATCGGCAAGCTCGCGAAGTATTTCCAGTCGCAGGGCAGGAGCGTGCTGCTCGCGGCCGGCGACACCTTCCGCGCGGCGGCGCGCGAGCAGCTCATGACCTGGGGCGAGCGCAACAACGTCACGGTGATCGCGCAGGACGGCGGCGACTCGGCGGCGGTGATCTTCGATGCGATCAATGCGGCCAAGGCGCGGCGCATCGACGTCGTGCTCGCGGATACCGCGGGGCGCCTGCCGACGCAGCTCCACCTGATGGAAGAGATCGCCAAGGTGCGCCGCGTGATTGCGAAGGCCGAGCCGTCCGGGCCGCACGAGGTGCTGCTGGTGCTGGACGCGAACATCGGCCAGAACGCGCTCGCGCAGGTGAAGGCGTTCGATGCGTCGATCGGTGTCACGGGGCTGGTCGTCACGAAGCTCGACGGCACCGCGAAGGGCGGCGTCGTCGCGGCGATCGCGCGCCAGTATCCGCGCCCGCTGCGCTTCATCGGCGTCGGCGAGGGCATCGACGACCTGCAGCCCTTCAACGCGCGCGAGTTCGTCGAGGCGCTGTTCGAACCCGTCGCAGGAGCCGGCGGCGCGGCATGA